The following coding sequences lie in one Brienomyrus brachyistius isolate T26 unplaced genomic scaffold, BBRACH_0.4 scaffold27, whole genome shotgun sequence genomic window:
- the LOC125720893 gene encoding galectin-5-like, whose product MMWSEEPNQPCWPGEQPARSNLPYFPGQPTSSTAPSWPGNPGQSARQPGQVLCPEQPNPPIVPAWQGQSSWPAQPAIPALHPGQPGWPGQTPSTPSQPWPCPPIAPLAVPYHIDLPRGVYDRMLITIRGQVNPNANKITINLLRGKDIALHINPRFSEAGKQVVVRNHWVDESWGREERELQAPFPFTRGAPFEMKILCTYNEFKVAVNNTQVLEFKHRIRELNQINRIDICDDMTLASISVDNLS is encoded by the exons ATGATGTGGTCTGAAGAGCCAAACCAACCATGCTGGCCTGGAGAACAACCAGCTCGGTCAAACCTCCCCTATTTTCCTGGGCAACCAACCTCATCTACTGCCCCCAGCTGGCCTGGAAACCCAGGTCAATCAGCTAGACAACCAGGCCAGGTGCTCTGCCCAGAGCAGCCAAACCCACCTATTGTACCTGCCTGGCAAGGACAGTCCAGTTGGCCCGCTCAGCCAGCCATACCCGCCCTGCACCCCGGCCAGCCCGGATGGCCCGGCCAGACCCCATCCACTCCATCCCAGCCCTGGCCCTGCCCACCCATTGCACCATTG GCAGTACCGTACCACATCGACCTCCCGAGAGGAGTGTATGACAGGATGCTGATCACCATCCGCGGGCAGGTCAACCCCAATGCTAACAA GATTACCATCAATTTGCTGCGGGGTAAGGACATTGCCCTGCACATCAACCCACGCTTTAGTGAGGCTGGCAAGCAGGTGGTGGTGAGGAACCACTGGGTGGATGAGTCCTGGGGCCGGGAGGAGAGAGAGCTGCAGGCCCCCTTCCCCTTCACCAGGGGCGCGCCCTTTGAG ATGAAGATCCTGTGCACTTACAATGAATTCAAGGTTGCAGTGAACAACACACAAGTGTTGGAGTTCAAGCATCGCATACGAGAGCTGAATCAAATCAACCGCATCGACATCTGTGATGACATGACCCTCGCATCCATCAGTGTGGATAACTTGTCCTGA